In one window of Dehalococcoidia bacterium DNA:
- a CDS encoding SDR family NAD(P)-dependent oxidoreductase — MVLERLRLDGRVAIVTGAGRGLGRQMALALAEAGADVVCAARTAEQIDRTKADIEARGRRAIAQPTDVQDSAQCDALIKRAAGEFGRLDIMLSNAGIGDMRGANAELWDVDDGDWRDTLDVNLSSAFYCARAASKQMVSEGHGGVIINLASGTAMRAYPMSFGYGAAKAGVIALTKSLSAMLWKHAIRVNCIIPGFVQQAPARSEEAQIFAQTRGRYLPAQRLGEAWELGPLAVYLASDASSYVTGQGFVIDGGGLAGGLAPIGFAPDVALG; from the coding sequence ATGGTGCTGGAACGTTTGCGGCTCGATGGGAGGGTGGCGATCGTCACCGGGGCGGGGCGCGGACTCGGGCGGCAGATGGCGCTCGCGCTCGCGGAAGCCGGCGCCGACGTCGTGTGCGCGGCGCGGACGGCGGAGCAGATCGACCGGACGAAGGCGGACATCGAAGCGCGCGGGCGGCGGGCCATCGCGCAGCCGACCGACGTGCAGGACTCGGCGCAGTGCGACGCGCTGATCAAGCGGGCGGCCGGCGAATTCGGACGGCTCGACATCATGCTTTCGAACGCGGGCATCGGCGACATGCGGGGCGCGAACGCGGAGCTGTGGGACGTCGACGACGGTGACTGGCGGGACACGCTCGACGTCAACCTTTCGAGTGCGTTCTACTGCGCGCGCGCCGCGTCGAAGCAGATGGTGTCGGAAGGGCACGGCGGCGTGATCATCAACCTGGCGTCGGGGACGGCGATGCGCGCGTATCCGATGAGCTTCGGCTACGGCGCGGCGAAGGCGGGCGTGATCGCGCTCACCAAGTCGCTGTCGGCGATGCTGTGGAAGCACGCGATCCGCGTCAACTGCATCATCCCGGGCTTCGTGCAGCAGGCGCCGGCGCGCAGCGAGGAGGCGCAGATCTTCGCGCAGACGCGTGGTCGCTACCTGCCTGCGCAACGTCTCGGCGAGGCGTGGGAGTTGGGGCCGCTCGCCGTGTACCTGGCTTCCGACGCGTCGAGCTATGTGACGGGCCAAGGGTTCGTGATCGACGGCGGCGGCCTGGCCGGCGGGCTGGCGCCGATCGGTTTCGCGCCAGACGTCGCGCTGGGTTAG
- a CDS encoding SDR family oxidoreductase codes for MQNEWGDVAISVDAYNLAGKRALVIGAGGAAGRAIALALGEAGADVTVSSASERGDDVMAAKGVQRELTKMGRKSSTVATDVTLGTGVQVMVRQVAKEMDGIDILVNAPDLFLGKAAEATTDVEFNRVMQVNLAGTFHGCRAAGKEMLKQGRGGRIINVTSALGERAIANAAAYCAAHAGVHNLTRALAQEWGPQGITVNAIAQGWMEYTPAIGNPDPAANQTVRFVPMKRAGTAEELAPLAVYLASDACGYISGQVMYVDGGLTTHL; via the coding sequence ATGCAAAACGAGTGGGGCGACGTCGCGATCTCGGTCGATGCCTACAACCTGGCAGGCAAGCGCGCGCTCGTCATCGGTGCGGGCGGCGCGGCGGGGCGGGCGATCGCGCTGGCGCTCGGGGAAGCGGGCGCGGACGTCACCGTGTCTTCGGCGAGCGAGCGCGGCGACGACGTGATGGCCGCGAAGGGCGTGCAGCGCGAACTGACGAAGATGGGCCGCAAGTCATCGACCGTCGCGACGGACGTGACGCTGGGCACGGGCGTGCAGGTCATGGTGCGGCAGGTCGCGAAGGAGATGGATGGCATCGACATCCTGGTCAACGCGCCGGACCTCTTCCTCGGCAAGGCGGCGGAAGCGACGACGGACGTCGAGTTCAACCGCGTCATGCAAGTGAACCTGGCCGGGACGTTTCACGGGTGCCGCGCCGCCGGCAAGGAGATGCTGAAGCAGGGGCGCGGCGGCCGCATCATCAACGTGACGTCGGCGCTGGGTGAGCGCGCAATAGCGAACGCGGCGGCATACTGCGCGGCGCACGCAGGCGTTCACAACCTGACGCGAGCGCTGGCGCAGGAGTGGGGCCCGCAGGGCATCACGGTGAACGCGATCGCGCAGGGGTGGATGGAGTACACGCCGGCGATCGGCAACCCGGACCCGGCGGCGAACCAGACGGTGCGCTTCGTGCCGATGAAGCGGGCGGGGACGGCGGAGGAACTGGCGCCGCTGGCGGTGTATCTCGCGTCGGACGCGTGCGGGTATATCAGCGGGCAGGTGATGTACGTGGATGGCGGGTTGACGACGCATTTGTAG
- a CDS encoding TIGR03618 family F420-dependent PPOX class oxidoreductase, with the protein MGKLTRAQVDAFLEERHTVVVGTTYPDGRPHLTTVWYRWDSEAFWLATNRTTVKYRNLRRDPRITLLIDAPPRETSVAAYGRVEEIARDEGAWDGALAIVARYVEDARAYLEERRDEPRVLLRVKPDTMVTWTPE; encoded by the coding sequence ATGGGCAAGCTGACGCGCGCGCAGGTCGATGCGTTCCTCGAGGAGCGGCATACGGTCGTTGTGGGGACGACCTACCCGGACGGGCGGCCGCACCTGACGACAGTGTGGTATCGATGGGACAGCGAGGCATTCTGGCTCGCGACAAACCGGACGACGGTGAAGTATCGCAACCTGCGGCGGGACCCGCGGATCACGCTGCTGATCGATGCGCCGCCGCGCGAGACGTCGGTCGCGGCGTACGGGAGGGTGGAGGAGATCGCGCGGGATGAAGGGGCGTGGGACGGGGCGCTGGCGATCGTCGCACGTTACGTCGAGGACGCGCGGGCCTATTTGGAAGAGCGTCGAGACGAGCCGCGTGTGCTTCTACGCGTCAAACCCGACACAATGGTGACGTGGACACCGGAATGA
- the yqeK gene encoding bis(5'-nucleosyl)-tetraphosphatase (symmetrical) YqeK yields the protein MTESEELLRAALPKLPSGLAEHVLRVTDEAARLASVHGVDREAAKIAALGHDILRAHSGDRLLQIAAEQGYAIDAADAIAPILLHGPLSVEILREQYHVRDADVLAAVARHTTAHAGMSPLQKLLFVADKIEPHKMGGRPDVIRVGDLAESDLDAALLAYLDYQVQNAVEQRWPLHPNTIAARNELIAAKVGGASK from the coding sequence ATGACAGAGTCCGAAGAACTGCTGCGCGCCGCATTGCCCAAGCTTCCGTCGGGGCTGGCGGAGCACGTGCTGCGCGTGACCGACGAGGCGGCGCGGCTGGCGAGTGTCCACGGCGTCGACCGCGAAGCGGCGAAGATCGCCGCGCTCGGGCACGACATCCTGCGGGCGCACAGCGGCGACCGGCTGCTGCAGATCGCGGCGGAGCAGGGGTACGCGATCGATGCGGCGGACGCGATCGCGCCGATCCTCCTGCACGGGCCGCTTTCGGTCGAGATCCTGCGCGAGCAGTACCACGTGCGCGACGCCGACGTGTTGGCGGCGGTGGCGCGCCACACGACCGCGCACGCCGGGATGTCGCCGCTACAGAAGCTGCTGTTCGTGGCGGACAAGATCGAACCGCACAAGATGGGCGGCCGTCCCGACGTCATTCGCGTCGGCGACCTGGCGGAGAGCGACCTCGACGCGGCGCTGCTGGCGTATCTCGACTACCAGGTGCAGAACGCGGTCGAGCAGCGTTGGCCGCTGCACCCGAATACGATCGCGGCGCGGAACGAGCTGATCGCGGCGAAGGTGGGCGGCGCCAGCAAGTAG
- a CDS encoding class I SAM-dependent methyltransferase produces MITVRGKQLADITADELRSLIDAYDGVTLDVGAGDGRFVYHYAQQHPERFVIGIDPVRENMREISAKAAKKRERGGAANVLFVVGSIEQPPEELRGVADEIFVTLPWGSLMRGIILGEAQVLDALASFGTPGARMRIVLNTRIFDDPVPLEARDLPEVTPDYARETLAPAFERAGMRIGRAEWMDADEVATLGTTWAKRLSHRRPPRSVAVYAARTTTDNTQQTTEG; encoded by the coding sequence ATGATCACCGTGCGGGGCAAACAGCTCGCAGACATCACCGCAGATGAGCTGCGCTCGCTGATCGACGCGTATGACGGCGTGACGCTTGACGTCGGTGCGGGCGATGGGCGATTTGTGTACCACTACGCGCAGCAGCACCCGGAGCGGTTCGTGATCGGCATCGACCCGGTGCGGGAGAACATGCGCGAGATCTCGGCGAAGGCGGCGAAGAAGCGAGAGCGCGGCGGCGCTGCGAATGTGCTGTTCGTCGTCGGGAGCATTGAGCAGCCGCCGGAGGAGTTGCGCGGCGTCGCCGACGAGATCTTCGTGACGCTGCCGTGGGGGAGCCTGATGCGCGGGATCATTCTCGGCGAGGCTCAGGTGCTCGACGCGCTGGCGTCGTTCGGGACGCCCGGCGCGCGGATGCGGATCGTGCTGAACACACGCATCTTCGACGATCCGGTGCCGCTCGAAGCGCGCGACCTGCCGGAGGTGACGCCCGACTACGCGCGCGAGACCCTGGCACCGGCGTTCGAGCGCGCGGGCATGCGCATCGGCCGGGCTGAGTGGATGGACGCGGACGAAGTCGCTACGCTCGGCACGACGTGGGCCAAGCGGCTGTCGCATCGGCGGCCGCCGCGGTCGGTGGCGGTGTACGCTGCGCGTACGACAACAGACAACACACAACAGACAACAGAGGGATGA
- a CDS encoding GNAT family N-acetyltransferase, producing MGSSLVIRALEPRDAEACDAVLASLPYFFGDPDGVRMAHEAVRHQRGFVAEADGAVRGFITLEQHQPGSSEITWLAVQAEHRRGGIGRMLVETAVELLRGEGQSMLFVLTLGPSVPEPPSVADNYEGTREFYRRTGFVGLREFGLRDWNDAYALVLGRPLLRG from the coding sequence GTGGGCAGTTCGCTTGTGATTCGGGCGCTGGAGCCGCGCGACGCTGAGGCATGCGATGCGGTGCTTGCGAGTTTGCCGTACTTCTTCGGCGACCCGGACGGTGTTCGCATGGCGCACGAGGCCGTACGGCACCAGCGCGGGTTTGTTGCAGAGGCGGACGGGGCGGTGCGCGGCTTTATCACGCTGGAGCAGCATCAGCCGGGGAGCAGCGAGATCACGTGGCTCGCGGTGCAGGCGGAGCATCGGCGTGGCGGCATCGGGCGGATGCTGGTGGAGACGGCGGTGGAGTTGTTGCGCGGCGAGGGGCAGTCGATGCTGTTCGTGCTGACGCTGGGGCCATCGGTGCCGGAGCCTCCGAGCGTCGCGGACAACTACGAGGGCACGCGCGAGTTCTATCGTCGCACGGGATTCGTCGGGTTGCGGGAGTTCGGCCTGCGCGACTGGAATGACGCGTACGCGCTGGTATTGGGGCGGCCACTGTTGCGAGGATAG
- a CDS encoding DinB family protein: MDLRADRETFQPVVREELTTWEDIDSIRSKTRPLLHRIIDETPDEELNMPTKAALAAPARAPSEIIAHILLHERGHHGDVTTLLSALGVTLPLSDYLVFAFFRDRPG; this comes from the coding sequence TTGGATCTGCGAGCTGACCGGGAGACGTTTCAGCCCGTCGTTCGCGAGGAATTGACGACCTGGGAGGACATCGACTCGATCCGCTCGAAGACGAGGCCGCTGCTACATCGCATCATCGACGAGACGCCTGATGAAGAGCTGAACATGCCGACGAAGGCAGCGCTAGCGGCCCCCGCCCGCGCGCCGAGCGAGATCATCGCGCACATCCTGCTCCATGAGCGCGGGCACCACGGCGACGTGACGACGTTGCTCTCGGCGCTGGGGGTAACTCTGCCGTTGAGCGACTACCTGGTGTTTGCGTTCTTCCGGGATCGCCCTGGCTGA
- the uvrA gene encoding excinuclease ABC subunit UvrA, with product MPLDAIIVKGAREHNLKDVDVRIPRDRLVVITGLSGSGKSSLAFDTIYAEGQRRYVESLSAYARQFLGQMEKPDVDYIEGLSPAISIDQKGASHNPRSTVGTVTEIYDYLRLLYARAGTPHCPQCGRPIERQTVQQIVDTIFAIEPGKKLMILAPIIRDRKGEHQHIFEDGRRAGFVRVRVDGRIRDLGEQIDLDKKRKHTVEIVVDRLIAEGAEGEGTASSASRLADSVEQALKLGGGTVLVDVEGEGERMYSEHYACAFDGTNVGEIAPRNFSFNSPHGACPECTGLGVKMEIDQALVIPNRSVSIEGGAISPWSRQQATSTWYFRMLQALARKHNFKLNVPVKEMKDKHLRLVLYGDQDPISINYKTSGGHTNRWDTTFEGVIPNLSRRYRETDSDYIRGEIERYMAATPCPVCKGARLKPESLAVTVAGDNIHRVTSMDVREARDWIEHIGGKDTPLSEREQMIARQIVKEIRERLTFMFDVGLDYLTLNRAAGTLSGGEAQRIRLATQIGSSLMGVLYVCDEPSIGLHPVDDARLIKTLERLRDLGNTVLIVEHDEAMMRAADHIIDMGPGAGEGGGRVVAEGTIDDIMASAGSMTGAYLSGRRSVPMPETRRPGSGASITVVGARENNLKNIDVEIPLAKFVCITGVSGSGKSTLINDLLYKKAAQELYNARERPGKVDAIDGLEHIDKVVNIDQSPIGRTPRSNPATYTGTFTPIRELFASVPEARLRGYTPGRFSFNVKGGRCEACSGDGYIEIEMHFLPDVTVPCEVCKGKRYNREALEILYKGKNIAEVLDMTVTEACAFFEKVPRISAKLDTLHDVGLGYIRLGQPATTLSGGEAQRVKLSTELSKRSTGRTLYILDEPTTGLSFEDTRALLEVLQRLVDGGNTVVVIEHHLDVIKNADHIIDLGPFGGDRGGRIIAQGTPEEVALVEESFTGQYLLRVLASERVEAARGASKRNGMTKRGAAAKNVAAAASNGRAKAALPAKKATKPLPASKNGRPKTRTTARAR from the coding sequence ATGCCATTGGACGCCATCATCGTCAAGGGCGCCCGCGAACATAACCTCAAGGACGTCGACGTCCGCATCCCGCGCGACCGTCTCGTGGTGATCACGGGGCTCTCGGGGTCCGGGAAGTCGTCGCTTGCCTTCGACACGATCTACGCCGAGGGGCAGCGTCGTTATGTCGAATCGCTGTCCGCCTACGCCCGCCAGTTCCTCGGCCAGATGGAAAAGCCCGACGTCGATTACATCGAAGGCCTGTCGCCGGCGATCTCGATCGACCAGAAGGGCGCCAGCCACAATCCGCGCTCGACCGTCGGCACGGTGACGGAGATCTACGACTACCTGCGCCTGCTGTACGCGCGCGCCGGCACGCCGCACTGCCCGCAGTGCGGCCGCCCGATCGAGCGCCAGACGGTACAGCAGATCGTCGACACGATCTTCGCAATCGAGCCCGGCAAGAAGCTGATGATCCTGGCGCCGATCATCCGCGACCGGAAGGGCGAGCATCAACACATCTTCGAAGATGGGCGACGGGCGGGCTTCGTGCGCGTTCGCGTCGACGGGCGGATCCGCGACCTCGGCGAGCAGATCGACCTCGACAAGAAGCGCAAGCACACGGTCGAGATCGTCGTCGACCGGCTGATCGCGGAGGGCGCCGAGGGCGAGGGCACGGCTTCGAGCGCGAGCCGGCTCGCGGACAGCGTCGAGCAGGCGCTGAAGCTCGGCGGCGGCACCGTGCTGGTGGACGTCGAGGGCGAGGGCGAGCGGATGTACTCCGAGCACTACGCCTGCGCGTTCGACGGCACGAACGTCGGCGAGATCGCGCCGCGCAACTTCTCGTTCAACAGTCCGCACGGTGCGTGCCCCGAATGCACGGGGCTCGGCGTGAAGATGGAGATCGACCAGGCGCTCGTGATCCCGAACCGCAGCGTGTCGATCGAAGGCGGGGCGATCTCACCGTGGTCGCGGCAACAGGCGACGAGCACGTGGTACTTCCGGATGCTGCAGGCGCTGGCGCGGAAGCACAATTTCAAACTGAACGTGCCGGTGAAGGAGATGAAGGACAAGCATCTTCGCCTGGTGCTGTACGGCGATCAGGACCCGATCTCGATCAACTACAAGACGTCGGGTGGGCACACGAACCGGTGGGACACGACGTTCGAGGGCGTCATCCCGAACCTCTCGCGCCGGTATCGCGAAACGGACTCCGATTACATCCGCGGCGAGATCGAGCGCTACATGGCCGCGACGCCCTGCCCGGTGTGCAAGGGCGCACGTCTGAAGCCGGAAAGCCTCGCCGTGACGGTCGCGGGCGACAACATCCACCGCGTGACGTCGATGGACGTGCGAGAAGCGCGCGACTGGATCGAACACATCGGCGGCAAGGATACGCCGCTGAGCGAGCGCGAACAGATGATCGCGCGGCAGATCGTGAAGGAGATCCGCGAGCGCCTGACGTTCATGTTCGACGTCGGACTCGACTATCTGACGTTGAACCGCGCGGCGGGCACGCTGTCCGGCGGCGAGGCGCAGCGCATCCGCCTGGCGACGCAGATCGGTTCGAGCCTGATGGGTGTGCTGTACGTCTGTGACGAGCCGAGCATCGGGCTGCACCCGGTCGACGACGCGCGCCTGATCAAGACGCTGGAGCGCCTGCGCGATCTTGGCAATACGGTGCTGATCGTCGAGCACGACGAAGCGATGATGCGCGCGGCCGACCACATCATCGACATGGGTCCGGGAGCGGGTGAAGGCGGCGGGCGCGTCGTCGCGGAGGGCACGATCGACGACATCATGGCGTCGGCAGGCTCGATGACCGGCGCGTACCTGTCGGGGCGGCGGTCCGTACCGATGCCTGAGACGCGCCGACCGGGCAGCGGCGCGTCGATCACGGTCGTCGGGGCGCGCGAGAACAATCTGAAGAATATCGATGTCGAGATCCCGCTCGCGAAGTTCGTGTGCATCACGGGCGTATCCGGCTCCGGCAAGAGCACGCTGATCAACGACCTGCTGTATAAGAAGGCGGCGCAGGAGTTGTACAACGCACGCGAGCGTCCCGGTAAGGTCGATGCGATCGACGGGCTCGAGCACATCGACAAGGTCGTGAACATCGACCAGTCGCCGATCGGCCGCACGCCGCGCTCGAACCCGGCCACGTACACCGGCACCTTCACGCCGATCCGCGAGCTGTTCGCGTCGGTGCCGGAAGCGCGGCTGCGCGGCTATACGCCGGGCCGTTTCTCGTTCAACGTGAAGGGCGGCCGCTGCGAGGCGTGTTCCGGCGACGGCTACATCGAGATCGAGATGCACTTCCTGCCGGACGTGACGGTGCCGTGCGAGGTGTGCAAGGGCAAACGCTACAACCGCGAAGCGCTCGAGATCCTGTACAAGGGCAAGAACATCGCCGAAGTGCTCGATATGACGGTCACCGAGGCGTGCGCGTTCTTCGAGAAGGTGCCGCGCATCTCGGCGAAGCTCGACACGCTGCACGACGTCGGGCTCGGCTATATCCGGCTCGGGCAGCCGGCGACGACGCTTTCGGGCGGCGAGGCGCAGCGCGTGAAGCTTTCGACGGAGCTTTCGAAGCGCTCGACGGGGCGCACGCTGTACATCCTCGACGAGCCGACGACGGGGCTTTCGTTCGAGGACACGCGGGCGCTGCTGGAGGTGCTGCAACGGCTCGTCGATGGCGGCAATACGGTCGTCGTGATCGAGCATCACCTGGACGTGATCAAGAACGCCGACCACATCATCGACCTGGGGCCGTTCGGCGGCGACCGCGGCGGCAGGATCATCGCGCAGGGGACGCCGGAGGAAGTGGCGCTCGTCGAGGAGAGCTTCACGGGCCAGTACCTGCTCCGCGTCCTTGCGAGTGAGCGCGTTGAAGCGGCGCGCGGCGCATCGAAGCGCAACGGCATGACGAAGCGCGGCGCGGCGGCGAAGAACGTCGCGGCGGCTGCTTCGAACGGGCGCGCGAAGGCTGCGCTACCGGCGAAGAAGGCAACGAAGCCGCTTCCCGCATCGAAGAACGGCCGGCCGAAGACGAGGACGACAGCACGCGCGCGATGA
- a CDS encoding luciferase family protein, protein MNPLQKRIRGSLLAIDGMIESEGAFGHGQAFWVNGKQVAHFDGSDTIELRITRAVFSEHRDRLKGDARVMRHSASSDWIDVRFSAGGDVALVIELAELAAAAHRAARGTTPKPPPEGADLARRKRFH, encoded by the coding sequence ATGAACCCGCTCCAGAAGCGCATCCGTGGATCTCTGCTTGCGATCGATGGCATGATCGAGAGCGAGGGCGCGTTCGGGCACGGCCAGGCGTTCTGGGTGAATGGCAAGCAGGTCGCACACTTCGACGGGTCGGACACGATCGAACTGCGCATCACGCGGGCCGTCTTCAGCGAGCATCGCGACCGCTTGAAGGGCGATGCGCGCGTGATGCGGCACAGCGCCTCATCTGACTGGATTGACGTGCGTTTCAGCGCCGGCGGCGACGTGGCCCTCGTGATCGAATTGGCGGAACTCGCCGCCGCAGCGCACCGAGCGGCGCGGGGCACGACGCCGAAGCCGCCGCCCGAGGGCGCAGATCTGGCGCGCCGCAAGCGCTTTCATTGA
- a CDS encoding ClbS/DfsB family four-helix bundle protein, whose translation MNKQELAEITRSSWRALEAELVELSDEQMLLPGVGGDWSVKDVLAHISAWERMFIRDIEHVMRGEEPEQPELWTGQITGETNSRIFAENRDRPLADVHADSRASHETFVGVIDRLSDADLFDAQRFPQAYGNAIAPWFRDHGDQHYAEHHGQIARWRSSLG comes from the coding sequence GTGAACAAGCAAGAACTCGCGGAGATCACGAGATCGTCGTGGCGGGCGCTGGAGGCCGAACTAGTGGAGCTTTCAGATGAGCAGATGCTGCTGCCGGGCGTCGGCGGCGACTGGTCGGTGAAGGACGTGCTCGCGCATATTTCGGCGTGGGAGCGCATGTTTATCCGCGATATCGAACATGTGATGCGTGGTGAGGAGCCTGAACAGCCGGAGCTGTGGACGGGGCAGATTACCGGCGAGACCAACAGCCGCATCTTCGCGGAGAACCGCGACCGTCCGCTCGCCGACGTGCATGCCGACTCCCGCGCGTCGCACGAGACGTTCGTCGGGGTGATCGACCGGCTTTCCGACGCCGATCTGTTCGACGCGCAGCGCTTTCCGCAGGCGTACGGCAACGCGATCGCGCCGTGGTTTCGCGATCATGGCGACCAGCACTACGCCGAACATCACGGACAGATCGCGCGATGGAGAAGCTCGCTGGGATGA
- a CDS encoding ClbS/DfsB family four-helix bundle protein yields the protein MNKQELAEITRSSRGALEAELAQLSDEQMLTPGVVDDWSVKDVLAHISAWERMFIDWIDALMRGDKPDRPEFFTDEWTDKVNARVYWAHRTDSLEVVLAEFHAMHEVMMEFIEGLSEEDLFDHARFPWANGREMAPWLRANADEHYDEHREQLEAWRRAQRERKSE from the coding sequence ATGAACAAGCAGGAGCTTGCGGAGATCACGCGATCGTCGCGAGGGGCGCTGGAAGCCGAACTGGCGCAGCTTTCGGACGAGCAGATGCTGACGCCGGGCGTCGTCGACGATTGGTCTGTCAAAGACGTGCTGGCGCATATCTCGGCGTGGGAGCGTATGTTCATCGATTGGATCGACGCACTGATGCGCGGCGACAAGCCGGATCGCCCGGAGTTCTTCACCGACGAATGGACGGACAAGGTGAACGCGCGCGTGTACTGGGCACACCGTACCGACTCGCTTGAGGTCGTACTGGCGGAGTTCCACGCGATGCATGAGGTAATGATGGAGTTCATCGAGGGTCTGTCCGAGGAGGACCTGTTTGATCATGCACGCTTTCCGTGGGCGAACGGCCGTGAGATGGCGCCGTGGCTGCGGGCGAACGCCGACGAGCACTACGACGAGCATCGCGAGCAGCTTGAGGCCTGGCGGCGTGCGCAGCGCGAAAGGAAGAGCGAGTGA
- a CDS encoding pyridoxamine 5'-phosphate oxidase family protein — translation MIDDAAAQAFVERNRSAAMTTLRADGTPHTVRVGIAVVDGKIWSSSTQARARTRHLRLDPRSTLFVFDSAWAYLTLECRVTLLEGSDVPEQSVGLFQVMQQGISPAPGPGKLLWNGAAKTLEEFKQAMRDEKRLIYEFDVVRSYGMYGES, via the coding sequence GTGATAGACGATGCGGCGGCGCAGGCGTTCGTGGAGAGGAACCGATCCGCTGCCATGACGACGCTGCGCGCAGATGGCACGCCGCATACCGTGCGCGTCGGGATTGCGGTCGTCGATGGCAAGATCTGGAGTTCTAGCACCCAGGCACGGGCGCGCACGCGTCACCTGCGTCTCGATCCGCGATCGACGCTCTTCGTGTTCGACAGCGCGTGGGCGTATCTGACGCTGGAATGCCGCGTGACGTTGCTCGAAGGGTCCGACGTGCCTGAGCAGAGCGTAGGGCTGTTCCAGGTGATGCAGCAGGGCATATCGCCGGCGCCGGGTCCCGGCAAACTGCTGTGGAACGGCGCCGCGAAGACGCTCGAGGAGTTCAAGCAGGCGATGCGCGACGAGAAGCGCCTGATCTACGAGTTCGACGTCGTGCGCTCGTACGGCATGTACGGAGAGTCCTGA
- a CDS encoding HAD family hydrolase: protein MTEQPKAIFFDMDGTILDWQSGMEESWLASCEQHCAGGYVPAELHDAIRVRRTWFWGDPERANAGRMDLDASSREIVRRAFDDMRIKSVELAHRISDDYRALRDLAIAPYPGAIELLAGLQSRGTRMALITNGAAISQRRSVERFALARYFDCVVIEGEFGVGKPDERVFQHALASCGVEAADTWMVGDSLEADIAPAVRLGMHAVWIDGAGELAPTEALRDRNAHVRPHRVIKRIDELMAGERTS from the coding sequence ATGACCGAGCAGCCGAAGGCGATCTTCTTCGACATGGATGGCACGATTCTCGACTGGCAGTCGGGGATGGAGGAGTCGTGGCTCGCATCGTGCGAGCAGCATTGCGCCGGCGGCTACGTCCCAGCGGAGCTGCACGACGCGATCCGCGTGCGCCGCACGTGGTTCTGGGGCGACCCGGAGCGCGCGAATGCCGGCCGCATGGACCTGGACGCGTCGAGCCGGGAGATCGTGCGAAGGGCGTTCGACGACATGAGGATCAAGAGCGTCGAGTTGGCGCACCGGATCTCGGATGACTATCGCGCGCTGCGTGATCTCGCGATCGCGCCGTATCCGGGAGCCATCGAACTGCTCGCGGGCCTGCAGTCGCGGGGGACGCGAATGGCGCTGATCACCAACGGCGCCGCGATCTCGCAGCGGCGGAGCGTCGAGCGGTTCGCGCTAGCGCGGTATTTCGACTGCGTTGTGATCGAAGGCGAGTTTGGCGTGGGGAAGCCGGACGAGCGCGTGTTTCAGCACGCGCTGGCTTCTTGCGGGGTCGAGGCGGCGGACACGTGGATGGTCGGCGACAGCCTGGAAGCCGACATCGCGCCTGCGGTGCGGCTTGGCATGCACGCCGTGTGGATCGATGGGGCCGGTGAGCTCGCGCCAACGGAAGCGCTGCGCGATCGAAATGCGCATGTGCGTCCGCATCGGGTTATCAAGCGGATCGATGAGTTGATGGCGGGCGAGCGCACTTCGTGA